One Nicotiana sylvestris chromosome 12, ASM39365v2, whole genome shotgun sequence genomic window carries:
- the LOC138882657 gene encoding uncharacterized protein, whose amino-acid sequence MKAAVKDAEILELRGQNEAVASERDILRAELASSLDLLQIAQKEFAALSVTKSEAEEDASSYRKDAATVNEQAREILEKAKQKLDRAIAYARAEARRQVFEEASAKGTNLSAEIEEARDLEEELAFLNTSD is encoded by the exons ATGA AGGCTGCAGTCAAGGATGCGGAGATCCTTGAGCTGAGGGGGCAAAATGAGGCCGTGGCCTCAGAGAGGGACATTTTGCGGGCAGAGCTGGCATCGTCCCTGGATCTTCTTCAAATTGCCCAAAAGGAGTTTGCTGCACTATCCGTGACCAAGTCTGAGGCCGAGGAGGATGCGTCTTCATACAGGAAAGATGCCGCTACTGTGAATGAACAAGCCCGGGAAATATTGGAGAAGGCCAAGCAGAAGCTAGATAGGGCCATCGCTTATGCTCGTGCAGAGGCAAGGAGGCAAGTTTTTGAGGAAGCAAGTGCTAAAGGCACCAATCTCTCGGCTGAGATAGAGGAAGCCCGAGACTTAGAGGAAGAGTTGGCATTCTTGAATACTTCGGATTAG